A stretch of Macadamia integrifolia cultivar HAES 741 chromosome 7, SCU_Mint_v3, whole genome shotgun sequence DNA encodes these proteins:
- the LOC122083169 gene encoding arabinosyltransferase RRA2-like codes for MTGRRDGPLMRNYRLSMRGSRIAVAVAIGILLGCVFAFVYPHGFFRSDPSIQGRRTGKSSLEGDSSPCESSERINMMKSDFVSMSQKNSELKKQARELIEKLQLAEQAKDQAEKLVEVLGGKHKAGPFGTVKGLRTNPTVVPDESVNPRLAKILEKVAVQRELIVALANSNVKEMLEVWFTNIKRVGIPNYLAVALDDDIADFCNSKDVPVYKRDPDEGIDSVARTGGNHAVSGLKFRILREFLQLGYSVLLSDVDIVYLQNPFNYLHRDSDVESMTDGHNNMTAYGFNDVFDEPAMGWARYAHTMRIWVFNSGFFYIRPTIPSIELLDRVAGRLSREPHSWDQAVFNEELFFPSHPDYDGLHASKRTMDFYLFMNSKVLFKTVRKDNKLSKLKPVIIHVNYHPDKLPRMKAVVDFYVNGNQDALTAFPDGSDW; via the exons ATGACGGGTCGTAGAGACGGGCCATTGATGAGAAATTATAGACTGTCGATGCGCGGATCGAGAATCGCGGTTGCCGTTGCCATCGGAATCCTTCTTGGATGCGTCTTTGCATTTGTGTACCCACATGGATTTTTCCGCTCCGATCCATCAATTCAAGGCCGTCGAACTGGAAAATCCAGTCTTGAG GGTGATTCATCTCCTTGTGAGTCGTCTGAACGGATCAACATGATGAAGTCGGACTTTGTGTCTATGTCACAGAAGAATTCAGAGTTGAAGAAACAGGCTAGGGAATTAATTGAAAAGCTTCAATTGGCTGAACAAGCAAAGGATCAGGCAGAGAAGCTGGTCGAAGTCCTGGGGGGAAAGCATAAAGCTGGGCCATTTGGTACTGTAAAGGGTCTAAGAACCAATCCAACTGTTGTTCCCGATGAATCTGTGAACCCAAGATTGGCTAAGATACTTGAGAAAGTAGCTGTTCAAAGAGAACTAATAGTTGCATTGGCAAATTCCAATGTGAAGGAAATGTTGGAGGTCTGGTTCACTAACATCAAGAGAGTTGGTATACCAAATTATTTGGCTGTTGCTCTGGATGATGACATTGCCGATTTCTGCAATTCAAAAGATGTTCCCGTGTACAAAAGAGACCCTGATGAGGGCATTGACTCAGTTGCAAGGACAGGAGGCAACCATGCTGTCTCGGGTTTGAAATTCCGTATCCTCAGGGAATTCTTGCAGCTGGGCTACAGTGTTCTCCTCTCAGATGTTGATATTGTATACTTGCAGAATCCATTCAATTATCTTCATCGGGACTCAGACGTGGAGTCCATGACTGATGGCCACAATAACATGACGGCCTATGGGTTCAATGACGTTTTTGATGAGCCTGCTATGGGTTGGGCCAGATATGCACATACAATGCGGATATGGGTTTTCAACTCTGGATTCTTTTATATAAGGCCTACAATTCCTTCAATTGAGCTGCTGGATCGTGTCGCCGGTCGGCTTTCTCGGGAACCACACTCTTGGGATCAGGCAGTTTTCAATGAAGAGCTCTTTTTCCCCTCACACCCTGATTACGATGGACTTCATGCTTCCAAGAGAACTATGGATTTTTATCTCTTTATGAACAGCAAAGTTCTATTTAAGACTGTGAGGAAGGATAATAAGCTAAGCAAGTTGAAGCCTGTCATCATTCACGTGAATTACCATCCAGATAAGCTTCCGAGAATGAAGGCAGTTGTGGACTTCTATGTCAATGGCAATCAAGATGCGCTAACAGCCTTCCCTGATGGTTCAGATTGGTAG